The sequence below is a genomic window from Prosthecobacter algae.
CAGGCCGCAGGTGGACCGGGAACCGCGCCGGGAGACTGCCCGCAGGGAGGCCGTGGTGACGAGTCCGCCGAAGATCCCGCTGGAATCCAGCCCGGTGAAACCGCAGCCGCAGGCCCCGGCAGCACCCGCGAAGATGTCCATGGACACACTGCCCTACGGCACTCCGGTGGAAGGCCGGCCCGGCATGGTGACGAGCCCCTTTGCCGGGAAGCAGCAACTGGTGGATGTGACGGGCATGGCCCCGGGCGAGGCGGTGAAGGATCCGTATAGCGGCAAGCTTTTCCGCGTGCCGCCCACGCAGCAGGCGATGGCCCCCCGGACGGCGCCGGAGACGCCTCCTACCCCCACGGAACCCCTCACAGAAGCGAAAGACGAGGCCAAACCGAAGCCCTAAAGAGGCTTTGGGGGCAGATATGGGCAGTTCCTGTGACATTCGGGCTTGATTCCACCCGCGATGGTGTCACTCTCCGCCCCCGCTTTTAGCATTCCAATATCTGCCACCATGGGCCAGCAACTCAATAAAATCGTCAAACGTCGCCGTCGGAAACTCTATGTCGCTCGCAAGAAAGCTCTTGCGAAGTCTGGCCTGAGCCGCAAGTCCATCGTCCGTGAGCCAAAAGCCGCCAAGAAAACGGTGAAGAAGGCCAGCGCTCCGAAGAAGGACAAAGCCCCAACCAAAGCCGCTGCCGCCAAGGTGGAAGCCGCTGCTGTGGCTGAAGTGGTGGCCGCTGCCCCTGTCGCCGAAGTGGCGGCTCCTGTGGCTGAAGTCGCTGCTCCTGCTGAAGCAGAAGCGCCTGCTGCTGCTGAAGAGGCTGCACCTGCCGCTGAATAATTTTGGCCGGTCATCTGACCGAGTCTGTTTTGAAAAACCCGCGCAGGCTCTGTGCGGGTTTTTTGTGCCTACTTTTCACCCCCTCTTTTTGCGATGCTGTCCCGCCCTGTGATCTCCTTTGATGCCGCCGGCACCCTGATTCAGGTGTGCGAGCCCGTGGGGCGTACCTATGCGGCCTTTGCCCGGCGGTGGGGTGTCGCGGTGGATGAGGCGGCGCTGAAGCCGGCCTTTCGCCAAGTGTGGGGCCGACTGCCGGTGCGGGAATGGCCGGAGGGGCAGTGTGCGCCGGATGATGACCGATCCTGGTGGCGCGAGCTGGTGGCTCAGGTCTTTGCCGAGGCCACGGGGGCCACGCTGCCGGAGGCGACGCTGGGGCCGTTGTTCGATGCGCTGTATGCGCACTTTGCGCTGCCGGAGGCGTGGTTCGTTTATGAAGAGGTGAAGCCTGTGCTGGAGGATCTGGCCCGTGATCATCGGCTGTGTGTGCTGTCAAACTTCGACGGGCGGCTGAAGGGGATTTTGACTGGGCATGGGCTGGCTGGATATTTTGATGAGGTCATTCTTTCCAGTGAGGTGGGTGTTTCCAAGCCGCATCCGCGCATGTTTGAGACGGCTCAACGGCGGATGCAGGCGGTGCCTGCGGCAAGCTGGCACGTGGGGGATGATGAGCGCTGCGACGTGCAGGGAGCCCTGGCCAGTGGCTGGCGGGCCTTTTCAGTGGCCCGTCCGGAGCGTGATTTGCGGCATTTGTTGGAAAAAGTCCGTTTGGAAGCAAATTCAAGCTTGCGCACGGCTCCGTAAAGGGTAGGTAATCCGCCCCACTCGCGCGGGTAGCTCAGTGGTAGAGCAGTTGGCTTTTAACCAATTGGTCGTGGGTTCGAATCCCACCCCGCGCACCACCGTGTGGTTGTCAGTTTTAATGCCCAGGTAGCTCAGTGGTAGAGCAGTTGGCTCTTAACCAATTGGTCGTGGGTTCGAATCCCTCCCTGGGCACCACTGAAAAATGCGCTCCGAAGCCTGAAACCAGGCTCGGAGCATTTTTTTTGGTCGGGTGGGGAGGTGCTGAAGGGGGGGGTTGTCGCCCGAAAGGTGAGCTGGGGATACGCAGGAGAGAAGTCGGTAAGGGCCGGAAAACAACGCGTGTGGAAAAAGAAGAAGCTTTGGAACTTACACGGCTGAAGGTTCAGGGCTTACAGTGTAACCCGCCCGTGACTGTAGCGGTGGCCGAAGGCTGGGCCAGGGCCTGGTTTGAGATTTTAGATCGCACCTGCGCAACCCCGAAAGCCTATGACGACAAAGTTCTTTCAGCCCTTCGGAACCCTTTTCCCAAGCATGTCCTTTCACCAGACAAGTCCTACAGATGGCCCATGCCATGTGCATGTTTTGAGTCTGTAGAAAGATCAGCCAACAGAATACTTTGATACGAGATTCGGCGGAACTGATGCTTTCTTTGTGGCTGGCCATGTTGGCTACGATCTTCTGGTGCTGTGGGTTGTGAGTATTCCACGAGCAGTCTGAGTAAGTGCCATTTGGCGAATGATTTTGAATCTCCTGTAGAATCTGTTCCTGAGTCGTGGAGATACAAAGCTGACGAAGGATATCGTAGAGATAATCGATTTGGGTGTCCATGCGAGCACCATGCGGGCACTGTTTTGCAACGCGCAAGTGAGTACCAGTGGCACTTAGCCCAAGTGCCGGGTGAAAAATGGCTAAAAAGGGAGTGATCGCCAAGCCGAAGCGGGCGGAGTAACTGCAATCAGCAACTGAGTGAGTGGGAGAGGGCTCCAAGACTCACCCGCGCAAGGGGGCTGTGGTTTTCGATATTCTAGGGTATGAAACGTTTCTTTACCCTTTTGGTTATGCTGGTGGGCGGTGGTGTGGGGGCTGTTGTGGCGCAGGATGGAAAGGCCGCGGCGGAGGTGCTCACGGGAAAGGCAGCGATGGGGGACTGGACGACGGATGCGCCGGGGGTGCGGAGGCATTTGCGGGTGGGGGATCTGCCGGAGCCGAATGAGAAGGAGTCGGCGAAGAATCGGCCGAAGGAGGTGAAGCGGCCTGAGGGGGCGTGGCCAAAGGCCCCGGAGCATTTCACGGTGAGCCAGTATGCGACGGGGTTGAAAAAGCCGCGTGTGATTGTGACGGCGCCGAACGGCGATGTCTTGGTGGCGGAGAGCAAGGCGGGCCAGATCTCGCTGCTGCGGGATGCGGATGGCGATGGGAAGCCGGAGCTGCAGACGGTTTTTGCGACGGGGCTGAACCAGCCTTTTGGCCTGGCCTTTTATCCGCCGGGACCGGAGCCGACGCACCTTT
It includes:
- a CDS encoding HAD-IA family hydrolase, with the protein product MLSRPVISFDAAGTLIQVCEPVGRTYAAFARRWGVAVDEAALKPAFRQVWGRLPVREWPEGQCAPDDDRSWWRELVAQVFAEATGATLPEATLGPLFDALYAHFALPEAWFVYEEVKPVLEDLARDHRLCVLSNFDGRLKGILTGHGLAGYFDEVILSSEVGVSKPHPRMFETAQRRMQAVPAASWHVGDDERCDVQGALASGWRAFSVARPERDLRHLLEKVRLEANSSLRTAP